TACCCCAGAGAGGCAGAAAGCTTAGATGAGGAGGTTGAGAAACTACTGAAAGCTAAGATGATATGTGAGGTGAAGTACCCGGAATGGTTGGAAAATGTTATGATGGTAAAAAAGGCAAACGGGAAATGGAAAATATATGTCAATTACACCGAATTGAACAGTGCATTCCCCAAAGATCCTTATCCCTTtccaaatattgatcaattgattgACGCCACATCCGGGCACGtcatgctgagtttcatggacgcctactcggAGTAGAACCAGATTTAAATGAATCCGAAAGATATCCTGAAGACAGCCTTCATCACCCACAGGGCGGTCTATGCCTATGTAATACTGCCTTTCGGATTGACTAACGCGGGAACAACCTACCAGAGagcaatgaataaaatcttcaaagaccaatttggaaggaacctggaatcctCCGTCAACGATATGATTGTAAAGACCACAAGCATCCCGGGTCACATAGGAGACCTAAGAGAATGCTTTGACAACTTGAGGAAATACTCACTCAAGCTCAACCTAGAAAAGTGCACATTCggagtaggggcaggaaaatttcttggattcatgatcagcaaccGGGGAATTGAAGCCAACCTAGAAAAGATAAAGGCGATGCAGGAGATGAAGCCTCCTAGGACCCAAAAGGATGTGCAAAAGCTAGCAGGGTCACTAGCAGCACTTAGAAGATTCATCTCAAAGCTAGCTGAGTgatgcctacccttctttgaTCTATTGAAAGGGGCAACCAACAAGagagaagttaattggagcccggaatgccaaagcgcatttgaAAAAAGTAAAAGGTATCTCTCTCAGCCTCTTGTATTAACCAAAGCCCAACCCGGGGAGCCCCTATTCCTCTACCTATCAGCAGGGGCCCTGGCAGTTGGAGCAGCCctgatcagggaagagaatggcaaATAGCAACCAGTTTACTATGTGAGCCAAGTACTAAAAGATGCGGAGACCCGATACCCCaggctagaaaagtttgcttttgcCTTGGTCACAACATCTTGGAAGCTCATacactacttccagggaagggagatTCGGGTTGTAACTAACCAACACTTAAGaaagataatacacaagccagatatctcaagaaggttggtaaattgggcagtgGAGCTAAGCCAATTCAACTTGAGTTTTATCCCAAGAACAGCAATCAAAGCCTAGGCGTTGGCTGACTTCATAATAGAGTGCAACTTCCCGGAAGACGAGCCTAGGCCCATGAGCACTGACCCATAGAGCAGCAATAATGATAACCCGGGagcctgggctctcaaagttgatggATCCTCAACAAATGAAAGGTCAGGAGCATGGCTCATTCTAAAGAGCCCAAAAGGCTTCACAATTCAAACTGCCATCTCCTTTGGCTTCGCAGCAACCAACTACCAGGCAGAGTATGAAGCGCTGATAGCAAGATTAAAGCTAGAAAAAACCCTCATGATCCAGGACctcaaaatctacagcgactcccagatcgtagtaaagcaaacaaacggcgagtacatagccaaggatccagttctagccaaGTACCAGGCCCTGGTCCAGAGCTACCTTGCCTTAATACCAAGAAGCCAAGTTCTACAGATCTCCCGAGAAGAAAACTCAGAAGCAAATACACTATCCAAACTGGTTCAGAATTCATCAGAcctggattgttttgtttactttgAAGAACTACATAAACCAAGTACAGAATCCGAAGAGGTCATGGAAATAGACAACAGCCCGAATTGGATGACTCCATTTATCAACTACTTGGAAAAGGGAGAGCTCTCTgaagacaaaggaaaggctcaaAGGTTATAAGCCAAAGAAGAAAAATTCTTCATTGAAGAGGGGATACTCTATCACCGGACTTTCTCATCCCCAATCTTGAAGTGCATTGGCCCAGGGGAGGCACAGTATTGTCTGATGGAAGTTCACGAAGGGATATGTGGGGATCACATGTCCGTAaagccctagctcataagatcataagacaagggTACTATTGGCCGACTATTCACCAGGATGTAATAGAGtttgtgaaaaaatgcaaggaatgccaactcttcagcaatgtAACCCGGATGAGCCCAGTCCTACCCTCCTCAGTCCTATCACCAATCCCCTTTGTTGTCTGGGGTATTGACATTATGGGACCCTTCCCCAGATCcaaaggagacctcaggtacttgTTGGTATCTATTGATTACATGACCAAATGGGTTGAGGCAAAGGCGATGAGAACCATAAACCAACAAGATTGTATCAAATTCATGGACAACAtcttgatgaggttcgggatcccaaGAGTACTGGTCTCGGATAATGGGCCACAGTTCGTCGGATTAGAGTTCGAATCCTACCTTCAAGAGCGGGGTATCCGGCACAAGCAATCATCTATAGCCTACCCTcaaggaaatggccaagtagAAGTGACCAACCGGATCCTTCTCTGAGCAATCGAGAAGAGGCTTAGAGAAAGAAAAAGCAAATGGTCGGAGGAATTTCCAAATATACTATAGGCATACAGAACAAGCCCCCGAACAAGCACAGAAGAAACACCCTTTAAACTGGCTTATGGAACTGAAGCAatgctaccaattgaagtaggatccccctcccatcgagcaatcaaCTTTGATGAAATAGCCAATGAGGAGGGACTCAGAACaaatattgagctaattgatgaagtccgagaCCAGGTTGTTACAAGGATGGAGAAGTATAAGGAAGAAACTAAAGAtcacttcagcaagaagtcccgggtcaaaaaatttcaagttggagacctggtaCTTCGAGACACGGAAGCTTCAGATCCAACCAACACTAGGAAGCTAATGCCAAGGTAGGAAGGCCCTTATAAAATCAAGGAAGTGTTAAGACCAGACACATATAAGCTGATGAACATGGATGAATCCGAGATCCCGAACACCTGGCATGGATTGAGGTTCAAAAAATTCTATCAGTAGAAAAAGCAACCAAAAACAGCCAAAAAACTTGTAGcatatggcaagcaaccaatctatgaCCCAATATTTTGTATGAAGACAATTTCAAgtcaatgaaaagaattttcctttTTCAGCAAGTCATTATTTCCTTTACCGTACTAGAAAAGCAAACAAAAAATAATCCGGATATGGTGCCATACCCGGATTGGAAGCCAAAATTTAAAGCAAACAACCCGGATAAATATTCAAATCCGGATTAACAGCAACAACTATTTACTTAGAAGTTTTCTAAGTACATAGACCAAATAAAGCAAACATCAATCCGGATATGGTGTCATACCCGAATTGAAAGCCATTATAAAAGCAAAAATTAACCCAGATAATCATTTAAATCCAGGTTGAAAACAACCATTATGTACCTGGATTATTCTCTAAGTACACAAAGAAGTAAAATCAATCATCAATCCGGATATGGTgtcatacccggattgaaagccaTTATAAAAAGCAAAAATTAACCCGGATAAACATCCAAATCCGGGTTGaaaacaaccattatgtacttgGATTATTCTCTAAGTACACAAAGAAGCAAAAGCAATCATCAATCCAGATATGGTGTCATACCCGAATTGGAAGCCAATATtaaaagcaaaaaacaacccggatAAGCATCCAAATCCGGATTGAAAGCAGCTATTATGTACTCAGAATATTATATAAGTACATAAAGCAGCAAAAGCAAACATCAATCCGGATATGGtatcatacccggattgaaagccaATATAAAAACAAGACTAATATCAAAAGCAAACAACAAACCAGATAGGCAGATGAATCCGGATCCAAACCAAACACTGTATAAAGAAAAATTATGCCAACCTGGTAAGGCTTCATACCCGGAACCACACCGGCTATAAACCCAATCCAGGTTGGGGGGCTATAGCCACAGCCCGGATTAAAATCATTTTTGCACTAAATATTTTCTAGATGCCATCCACAACTCCGGTTAGAATCCAAGCCAGGATCCGGATCAAGGCGCAAATCAAAGGCCCCCGGGAAAGCCCTCTTACCCGGATCAAGAGCTTAAACAAACACATTATTTCCCAAACAAGAAAATTATCAATGCAAGTCAAATTAAAAACATCAATCCGGATTGACACCAATCCGGGTAAAtccaaatattataaattattcagAATCAAAGTGCAGAAGCTGAAACACTAGAAAGCAGTAAAATTACATGGGAAGGCCCGAGAAGCTTAACAAAGCTGAAGCAAATCTAAAGGAAGCTAGGGCAAGGACCATTATAGGGCTCCGGCTCCCCTTGCCCTGTTCAACAGCTGccttggccaccaataactcttGGATGAAGCTCTCCCAGGAAGCCAGATGATCGGTTTTGATATGCCTTTCAGCAACGATCTAGGACCTGTGAACCTCGGGCACCCCGGCTTGAGCGACCTCAAAGTCATAAACATCGCTGACTTTGAACTCGGCGATGATAGCCTCCTTGTTTAAATTCTCCTTAGCAGCCAGGTCGGCCTTCAGCTTCTTCAGTTCTTCAGCAAGGCCATCAGCCCGGGCCTACTCTTCCTCGAGCTGGTTCTTCAGCCCGGACTCCCCGGTCCGGAAGCCTTCCCGGGCCTCATCCAGCTCATCTTTCAGGTTTTCTATCCGGATCCTTTCAGCTCTGGTCCTGTTGTTAGCCTCCTGGACCTCTTTGAAAGTGATATCCGAGCAAATGGATATGGCGCTTCCAACTTGGAATAATTCAGAAAAGAAACTTAAGAAAATACAAGGATGAAACTTAGGGAAGTACAATCCGGATGGAAAATCATAAAGTGCTTGAAGGTTACCTGCCCCCATTGGCCAGTCACCCTCTTGAAAGCAGCGGCCATACTAGAGCCCTCTACCTCATCCCAGTCGTCTTCAGAGGGGATGCTCGACATGAACCCGGCTAAGTCAACCAGGGACTTGGTCCCAATTTTCACGGGATCCCCATCCAGGCCTTTTCCTTCCGAATCATAGATGACCCGGTTGGAGATAGCAGCTTTACCCCGGGGAGGCTTGCCTGGAGCCGACTTTCTCTTCTTAGAAGGAGGAGCCTCATCCCCGGAAATCTCCCGGACATCCGGATTATCAGTTAAAGGCACATTGGTCGGATCAACCACATTCTGTAGGGCAGAAAACTCGGCACCCCCCTCAGCATCCACAGAACCGAATCCAGGTCTGGGAGCTCCCTTGGAGGTCTTGAAAGCCAAGCCCGAGGAATTAAAAGCAGCAGCATAGGCAGAAGAAGACATTATCACCTTAAAAGAAGGATTATAATACGGAAAACCTGCAGAATAGGGAAAAAAAGAGCAAAGTCAAAATCGAGTTATCAAGTGATCCGGACCAAGCAACCAACCATAAAAAGTAAAGGGACCCGGATCCCCTAATTCAACCAAAAATCCAAATCAGGAAGCATATATATGAATGCAAAAACAAGTAAATAATTCTGCCAAGATTAATAAAAAGATTGAGTAACCCAGACCCGGGTGCACAACAAATAATCTAAGGTAAATAAAAGGAGATCTAATCCGGATCACCAAGTATGGTGGGCAATCCAGATCAAACCAAAGCAACTCCTATTCCTGAGAAGACCGAAAGCAATGCACAGAACCCCAAACTAAATGCAAATAAAAGGAAGAAGGAAATCCGGGTTGACATGAAACTTACAACCGAGTTCGAATAGCAGCTTATGGTTCATAAAAGTATCCCGAGTTGGCTGAAACCCGAGATAGCCGCAAAACTTCTTTATTTTGGTCAAAGCCTCCCCTTCTAAGATCGCAGGATTAAACTTCATTTAAACACCTCCCAGGGTGAAGTAAGGCAAGAAAGCCAGATCAAATCCCTTCAACGTAATCAACTCCCCATTCCAGTGCTTCAAGGAAGTCTGTTGCATAACTGGTGTGGCTACACCCGGGCCATAACCATACTCTGCAGCCCGAAATCTAAGCTCGTAGAAAGGTTTCTGGCATGATTTGGAGAGATAAAAGATTTGGCAGAAAAGTCTAAAGGTAGGTAGGAGTCCAGCCTTATTACAACAGGCTATGAACCAGGTCATTGACTTAATACCATTCAGGGTAATCTGCATCGGGGAAATCTTATAAACATGCTTACAAAGGTGTTTGATAAACATGTGGCAGCGGGGATACCACCCGGATCTCAAGTGCTCTAGCCACACCGGGATGAAGCCGGGATGAAGCCATCAAAGGGACGGTGGTAAATCCTCTCGTGGGGTTCCGGCCACCTCCAAGCAATATCAGGAATAAGCTTAAATTCGGCCCGGATCGCCGTATCCATGTCACCCGGGTCGGCTTCCACATAGAAGTCCTTCAGCTGATAGTGGTCCTGGCTAATAGGGAACGTGGCGAAAGCTTCCTCTAGAGCCCCCTGGTCATACACCCCGGGATAGCCATCCTCCTGCTTCTCATACCTAACTCGGGCATAGTAGATGTTATTCTCAAACTCGGCGGGTTTTTTGACAAAGTGATATTTAATAGTGGTCCAACGGCCCTCGGGCGTGAAGAGAATCGAGTTTTCCGGAAGCCTCTTGTACCGGAAACTGGTAATTATTTCAGCGGATCTGGAACCCTTCTTCACCATTTCAATCCGGATTTGTGCTCTTCCAGATGAATCCGGGTCGCTCTCGTCACCAGAAAAGTTTGGGTAGCAGTTAAAGACTCTCCTAGCCCGCTTCTTTGTCCAGACCATATACCTATTCAAATGAAGGTCAGTTAGCCTGGGCCCTACAGATTTTATTTATCTTACTAAGTGGTCCGGATCAAGTGCGTTATGTTAGTTTTACCATAACCTAATGATCCTGACCGCTAATACAAGTCCAACCCGGAAAGACATCAACGACTCTGATCATGTAAACTACGAAGACGAGCATCCAAACAGAGCATAAAACAGTCATAAATCTGGATCTGGATCAAGTACTAAGATTCGGATCAAAAAAAAACCATACAAATTTAGCATCCTAATGCATATGATTCTACCCGAGTAAACCACTCTAGATCCGGGTCTTACACCCCCTACCCGGATCAAAATAAAACCCTAACCCACAAACAAGCAGATTGGAAATCAAAAGCCACAATATACAAAACAAGCATATGCATACATACATTCTTCCCAAAAACACCAAGAACATCACATAAAACCCAGAAAAATTGACACAAAACCCAACCAAAATCAAGCCGGAAAAAACCCAAAAAGCACAGATCTAAACATGCATAGGCGAGAAACACAAATATCCACCACAAAAACAAACCAAAAACAGCAAGTTTACCACTAAATCGGAGCATGCAAAAAACTCGAAAATAAAATATAAGAATTcgagaaagaaaaatcaaaaataagaAATGAAGAAGGGAAAAAGAAAACTCACAAATCGCAAGCAAACAAGAAGAAATGGCGGCACAACGACGGAAAATTATAACCAAGGATGCGGCACTTCGAGAAATCTTGGGAGAAATAGAGAAGGAAGACTGTTGGGCTTCACTTCTTTCTTTGATTTGAATAAAGAACAAAAAGGGACAAGGAGCCGGTGTTTATAAAGGGTGGGGAGAAGAACCACCCCTGCCGCGTGGCAGGGTGTGACTGGCCTTGGGAGCAGTTACCAAAAATCGTTCACATACATAAATATATATCATTAAAAGCAAGTTAAACCCCACAATGATTATGGGGCGATTTTTTAGGAGGTAACTGCCATATTTTCAAAATCGTGGGAGGGAAAAAATCTGAAAAACGTTACAAATTCCCATTTATTTCAGATTTCAAACCCTTCAACCCGGATCAGTAACCCCTACTCGGATTATTTCCAAATTTGTTCGGATCGGGGAGAACAAAGAAGCCGAATTTTCTCCAAGGCAGCAATTTTCATCTACCTTAATCTGGATCGGTCTCCTTCACACCAGATCCGGATTAGGGGTCAACCAGGGAgcagaatttttttaaaaatcagcaaaattcttctaccttaatccggatccTGTCTCTACTACACCagacccggattggggggcaacaaATAGCAAGAATTTTTTTTAAGGCAACCAATTTCACCTACCTTAATCCGGATCATGTCTCTACTACACCGgacccggattggggggcaacaaAGGAGCAGAATTTTCTCCAAGGCAGCAATTTTCATCTACTTTAATCCGGATCGGTCTCCTtcacaccagatccggattgggggccAACCAGGGAgcataaaattttcaaaaattagcaaaattcttctaccttaatccggatccTGTCTCTACTACACCAGACCCGGATTGGGAGGCAACAAATAGCAAGAATTTTTTCTAAAGCAACCAATTTCACCTACCTTAATCCGGATCATGTCTCTACTACACCGGACCCGGATTGGGGGCAACAAAGGAGCATAATATTCTCCCAAAACACAGCTACGTGAGACTACTCTACTccttcatccagagaatctgcataagggagtgggggcaaatgataggatATAAGCAACCTGGCTAAAGCCCAACCTGGATCTAAGGGATAGCAGGCTCAAATAATGGACCAAAACCCCCCTCACCCAGTGCAATCAAGTGGAGAGACCCAGGCTCAGGTCCAACCCAGGACGTGGGTCATTTCCCAGCCAGGATCCAACCCATGACCTGGATCATCTCCTAACCAGGGTCcagcccatgacctggatcacctgcctaccTGGATCATCCTCTAACCAGGGTCCATCTCATAacctggatcacctgcctaccTGGATTCAACCCAGAACCAGGACCACCCTGAGGGGGGTCCCAGCAAGCACATGCACACTCCACAACCCGCCAAAgaggggtacgtgggcacgtgacgatgacagctatcaacaaccaacatatCAGACAAACACGGCGCGTGTCAGAGTACCGTTAGGAAACCCTGACGGTGGTCCTTGCCCGGACACGTGTATGCAATCCACCCAAGTCAGGCGTCCTCCGCCTCCAGCAACCAACGGCCCTGATCTAGAGGTACCAACTCCTAAACCCTACCTTTGagctatatatacccccaaagatgaagggtttaggggttagacaCATTTTTCATTACACACACTCTCATATACACAGCTCATACACACACAGCCATCCTTGTCctctctatcttcatcttccccaaccAGACTCTTATTCTCACATCGGAGGCGCCGGGGGGACAAAACCCCCCTCCGGTgtccggtgttgttttgcagacGCCCAACAGCAGCTACACCCCGCTCTCAGAAGGGAGAGCCGTGCACGGCGTCGGGCAGGCACGGCGTCGGACGGAACCgccccgctcaccggagttatcagtGTCGCTTAATTCATGTCAAACATTGTCGGCGAAATTCACTATAAAGAGCACCGGAAGAAGGCGCTGGAGTTGATTGTCCGAACGGCATAACAAACAATGTGCTAGACTGCTAGGTGTGAAAAGTCTGGAGATTTCATTTGTCGACAGAGATCATTTTTATGCACAAGTCAATGGCAGCTCCTTCTGTCCCGGTTTCTTTATCCGGTTTGATTTTTACACGCATTTCACGATGCATTAAATGAAGAGATTTAAATTTTAtccataaaaaaaattaaaaattaattaacaaaaaTATGTGCTCAATGCACCTTAAATTACTTGCAAAActataattggataagtaaattTCCTGGCCATTAAAACAtcgggttaaatatcaaagtggtcattCAACTGAACgacatatatcagtttaatcatcaaagttaacggggtatcatttgaatcactaaagttataataaatatcatacatatacctcaaaatatgtgttcgagaattaaaatttattttatggagttctatatatttttcttgaatcctattacaaccaaatgaaaatgtatgaattctagtattttctataatataataagattttttaaaatttatctactatgctttatttaaataaaaataattagtagataaattttaaaaatctcaaaaaatcatctaaaatactatgaattcataacttttcatttggttgtaataagatttaaaaaaaatgtttagaactcaataaaataaattttaagtctcgagcacatattttgaggtatctgtttgatatttattattactttagtgatccaaggataccccgttaagtttgatgattaaactgatatatgatcttcagttgagtgaccactttgatatttaacccttaAAACATCGGAAACTGAAAGTTGCTATAATATATGAATATTACATCTTCAAAGGATCCAGTGTAGGCAGTGATAAACTCAACCTGATCACCAGAGACTCAAATCAGATGAATGTCTCATGACAAAATTTCTTACATTCATTACATTGATAATTGTAGTAACAAAGCTAAGAAATGGTCGGAGAATGGAGAAATATTAAAAACCTGATTATGTAAGGGAAAAAACACATACTAACTGAAACTCATCTGTTTAAGAACTCATCTCTGCCGGAGAGAAGCAGCAAATTTAATGGTTACACAATTGGAAGACATTAACTATTCATCAATTCAGATTATCTGATCTGTGAAGGGGAGCAGAGTAAACCAGAAGCATCAGAACCAACAGCAGCCAGGTCACAAACAGTACAAATCCGCCCTTCCTGGGATGGCACAAAGCGTGAGCTGCAGTATGGGCAACTTACATCCTTTTGTCCCCGATATATTGGAACATATGTTGCTCCACATACCACAAATGGATTTCTGAAGTCATAATTCAGCTGGGAGGCATCATTCATGTTCCTCTCTGCAGCTTGCAAAACTTGGCGAGCTGTTTTGGCTTGGTTTTCAGCAGTTGGATTGGTCTCTAGGAGTCGCCTAGCAAAATTAGCTGCTGTGTTTAAATTTTTTGCCTTGTAGCACACAGTCATGGCATTCAATAAAGCGAGTCTCAAGTGTGGCAGCTGAAGATTACAATGAGTGAAGTAGGCTGCAAGCTCTTGCTGACGAACTGGATTGTCCTTTAATTCCCTCCTTTTAAGTTCTATCTGTAAACCGAGAACGTATTCCTTTACAATGATGATTAATTCCTTTACCTCATCCACCTCTCTACGCGTATCGACAACAATCAGTAGAATGGTATGAAGAATGGCTTGGAAAAGCCGCAAACCTTCGGTAAATTTCCCTGCAGTTGTGGCTTTGTACCCTGCCTTTAGTTTCTCTTCCAACTGTGTAAAACTGAAGACCAGTGCAGGGGGGCTTCGCACATTGGGGCTTGCTGCTTCACTCCAACCCCTTTCAATTGCCAGTGCTATGACTGGAGCCGAGGAGAATGCACTTAAATAAGTATGGCTGCCCATATGGAGATCAACAAATAATGATTTCAAGGGAGCAAAGTTCTTTATCCCCAGTTGCCTGGTTAGCAAACGCATTGCAGTGTCAAAATTACCGGCAGCGGCATGTTCAGCAGCAAGAGAAGACTTTTGAACCCAAATTTGACTCACAGGCATGCCAGCAGCAGGGGAGATGAATATTGAGGAGCGCACATTGCTGACTTTTGGTGTGTCAAGATCAGGTGGAAGTTCAATATCCTCAAGATCCCATCCTCCATTTTCTTCATTTATTTCTTCATCATCGAGCACCATGCTGATGTCCTCATTTTGTATGTTCTCAACATCCACAAGATCCAGGTCTTCAACCCAATCTTCATTTGGAGCAACATCATCCTCTTCATCCTGACCACTCTTTCCAAAATTCTCAAGGCCACCCTCCAGGATCCCTTTTGTGACCATCAACAATGGCCAATCATGACTGCAGACAATAGGACTTGGAGGTATTAAAAGAGATGATTGTCTCCCTTTTGGCAGAGGAGGAACGTTATCTCCCAAATCGGCAGCAAGACGTTCAGCAGTATCATTGAGTCCATGAACAGAAGCTGTAATATATGCCAGTGGCAAATGACCAGCATTCTCCAAAATCTTAACACGCTCCTGGATGTCACCCAAGTACAAGGCATTGTGGAATTGACCCATAACATCATTTTTAACCTCGGCAATTTTCATCATTTTTGAAAGTTTATCCAAGTCTCCCGTAATAAGATAGAGGAAAGATAGCCTTTCAAAATTCTTTGTTCTCTGATATGCATATTCCACAATACCTGCATTACCTTGACGAAGGGCCTCTACGCCCAACCTGTACCAGTGATCTTTCTCATCAATCTCTTTAGCAGAAGCAACTGCTACTTGGATGTTCCCGCTTTCAAGTGCCAAATTGAAACGAGTTCGCTCATCCTTTACAAAATGAAGTGCGACTTCGGGAAACCCCTTCTGCTGAAGATAAGCAATCATAGCTTGTCCGCAAAGGTCTGATTTCCTAATCATGGTCATAACATGGCCATATTTCTCCCGCAGCAGAGAGAGTTTGAAAACATATTCAGTTGAATCAATAATGATAGGACGGTTCTTGACATCTCGGTCTAGACAAAATATTGTGTTCCCGAAGATTTTTGTAATGTAAACCGGGACATCCAGGGTCTTTATGATTCCACTGTCCCCATTGGGAAGACAATACTTAATGTGGGTCAGCGTCGTGTAGATGAAAACACCATTGTCATCCCAACCTCCACTTTTAACTCGAATCGTCTCATGAAGAGTGCAACAATGTGCGAGCTTCTTATCAGCGATAACAATAGAATGTTTGCTTAGTAAGGCAACACTTTCCATGTCGTTTGACCAAACAACATACCTAACAAAAGAAGTTTGAAGATCACCAAGAAGAATCCTTTGTTGGAGATCAAAAATCACAACTCTATCCTCTGCCCTGCATAGCAAGTTTCCAGTTCCAGCATAAAATATTGCATCAGTAGGAACAGGAAGGGGACTCTTCTTTACAAtttcattttttaaatttttcaCCAACACTTGGTTACTGCTCTTCTCA
This sequence is a window from Apium graveolens cultivar Ventura chromosome 9, ASM990537v1, whole genome shotgun sequence. Protein-coding genes within it:
- the LOC141684230 gene encoding coatomer subunit alpha-1-like, which translates into the protein MLTKFETKSNRVKGLSFHSKRPWILASLHSGVIQLWDYRVGTLIDRFDEHEGPVRGVHFHISQPLFVSGGDDYKIKVWNYKLHRCLFTLLGHLDYIRTVQFHHEYPWIVSASDDQTIRIWNWQSRTCISVLTGHNHYVMCALFHPKEDLVVSASLDQTVRVWDIGALRKKSVSPADDILRLSQMNSDFFGGVDAIVKYVLEGHDRGVNWASFHPTLPLIVSGADDRQVKIWRMNDTKAWEVDTLRGHMNNVSCVLFHARQDIIVSNSEDKSIRVWDSTKRTGLQTFRREHDRFWILVSHPEMNLLAAGHDSGVIVFKLERERPAFSVSGDCLYYVKDRFLRSYEYSTQKETQVLPIRRPGSTSLNQGPKTLSYSPTENAVLVCSDLEGGSYELYIIPKDSFGRGDTIQEAKRGLGSSAVFVARNRFAVLEKSSNQVLVKNLKNEIVKKSPLPVPTDAIFYAGTGNLLCRAEDRVVIFDLQQRILLGDLQTSFVRYVVWSNDMESVALLSKHSIVIADKKLAHCCTLHETIRVKSGGWDDNGVFIYTTLTHIKYCLPNGDSGIIKTLDVPVYITKIFGNTIFCLDRDVKNRPIIIDSTEYVFKLSLLREKYGHVMTMIRKSDLCGQAMIAYLQQKGFPEVALHFVKDERTRFNLALESGNIQVAVASAKEIDEKDHWYRLGVEALRQGNAGIVEYAYQRTKNFERLSFLYLITGDLDKLSKMMKIAEVKNDVMGQFHNALYLGDIQERVKILENAGHLPLAYITASVHGLNDTAERLAADLGDNVPPLPKGRQSSLLIPPSPIVCSHDWPLLMVTKGILEGGLENFGKSGQDEEDDVAPNEDWVEDLDLVDVENIQNEDISMVLDDEEINEENGGWDLEDIELPPDLDTPKVSNVRSSIFISPAAGMPVSQIWVQKSSLAAEHAAAGNFDTAMRLLTRQLGIKNFAPLKSLFVDLHMGSHTYLSAFSSAPVIALAIERGWSEAASPNVRSPPALVFSFTQLEEKLKAGYKATTAGKFTEGLRLFQAILHTILLIVVDTRREVDEVKELIIIVKEYVLGLQIELKRRELKDNPVRQQELAAYFTHCNLQLPHLRLALLNAMTVCYKAKNLNTAANFARRLLETNPTAENQAKTARQVLQAAERNMNDASQLNYDFRNPFVVCGATYVPIYRGQKDVSCPYCSSRFVPSQEGRICTVCDLAAVGSDASGLLCSPSQIR